One genomic segment of Hevea brasiliensis isolate MT/VB/25A 57/8 chromosome 3, ASM3005281v1, whole genome shotgun sequence includes these proteins:
- the LOC110662583 gene encoding protein tesmin/TSO1-like CXC 3 isoform X2 gives MELNTPNKNHLISTSLSQFEDSPVFNYINNLSPIELVKSVHSDQTFNSLAFSSPPSVFASPKLVSQRDTRSFITRRQLSDPLKPRPSQIRDDNNTSEGVSEAVELSNLSAEQLGCLASSSSPKDVTAEPLNEHLELAIELPEPLKCDSTSPDKSIVPLDAIRRDTAPEEVDKSNERHCLYESEKNLRKICRIDQSEDEAGGDWVTLISNVADALNFESSIIEEHSEEHKLMVDPGTISFISNVLQIPQDSTNDLENGESIVCDDYSEQKMGEPGSQSIVLGKKKEADEIPAILSGSLLNKLVVNDAAAEVDVKGKKRESSCKQNRIRRLVFEMAGAHKKESVCQENSTSPISGQSDCEVGHTAKYSTPRISMLSRRGIGLHLNAFATTSSDNKVVKTETSSTKQEMSLVPCDSEDQVTEDAPQILTVVRDEVGISSPKMKRHKIEHAGAACKRCNCKRSKCLKLYCECFAAGLYCIEPCSCQDCFNKPAHEETVLETRKQIESRNPLAFAPKVIRSTDFVSEFGDETNKTPASARHKRGCNCKKSSCLKKYCECFQGGVGCSPNCRCEGCKNTFGTKNGLDENELEGGESEVLEKKASDVTLCDRIESGEEEGADLPIPSETARSSIQLPMTFGGRLSRSLPAFGASSQMCPSQKHGKDIFRQPKFETHLQAIPEEETPEILTSSCPPANGVKSASPNGKRVSPPHQGFGSSAIWRCSRKLILRSVPPFPSLNSPRQQ, from the exons ATGGAGCTCAACACACCTAATAAGAACCACCTCATCTCCACCTCCCTTTCTCAATTTGAG GATTCTCCTGTCTTTAATTACATCAACAATCTCTCCCCCATTGAGTTAGTCAAGTCTGTGCACAGCGATCAAACATTTAACTCTCTAGCTTTTTCATCCCCTCCATCGGTGTTTGCTTCCCCTAAGCTTGTTTCCCAAAGAGACACAAGATCCTTTATTACAAG gcgTCAATTATCAGACCCATTGAAACCCAGGCCTTCTCAAATTAGAGATGACAACAATACGAGTGAAGGGGTTTCAGAGGCTGTTGAACTATCCAacttgtctgctgaacaattggGATGCTTGGCTTCCAGCAGTTCACCTAAAGATGTTACTGCTGAGCCGCTCAATGAACACTTGGAATTAGCAATTGAACTTCCAGAACCCTTGAAATGTGATAGTACTAGCCCAGATAAAAGCATTGTGCCTCTTGATGCAATTAGGAGAGATACAGCGCCAGAAGAGGTGGACAAATCAAATGAGAGACATTGTTTGTATGAGAGTGAAAAAAATTTGCGTAAAATCTGtcgaattgaccaaagtgaagatGAAGCAGGAGGTGATTGGGTGACGTTGATTTCTaatgttgctgatgccttgaactTTGAATCATCCATCATTGAAGAACACTCTGAAGAGCACAAACTAATGGTGGATCCTGGCACAATCTCTTTTATCTCAAATGTGCTGCAGATCCCACAAGATAGTACCAATGATTTGGAGAATGGGGAATCTATTGTTTGTGATGATTATTCAGAACAGAAAATGGGAGAACCAGGATCTCAGTCAATAGTATTAGGAAAAAAGAAGGAAGCCGATGAAATACCAGCTATACTTTCTGGCAGTCTACTGAATAAGCTAGTTGTTAATGATGCGGCAGCAGAAGTGGATGTAAAGGGGAAAAAGCGTGAATCCAGCTGCAAG CAGAATAGAATACGAAGGTTGGTTTTTGAGATGGCAGGGGCTCATAAGAAGGAATCAGTATGTCAAGAAAATAGTACTTCTCCAATTTCAGGGCAATCAGATTGTGAAGTTGGCCACACTGCAAAGTATTCAACTCCAAGAATATCCATGCTATCAAGACGAGGTATTGGTTTGCACTTGAATGCTTTTGCAACTACTTCAAGTGATAATAAAGTTGTCAAGACTGAGACATCTTCTACAAAGCAAGAAATGA GTTTGGTCCCCTGTGACAGTGAAGATCAGGTCACAGAAGATGCTCCACAAATATTGACGGTTGTTAGAGATGAAGTTGGCATTAGTAGTCCTAAAATGAAGAG GCACAAAATTGAACATGCTGGAGCAGCCTGCAAGCGCTGCAATTGTAAGAGGTCAAAATGCTTGAAGCT TTATTGTGAATGTTTTGCTGCTGGACTCTACTGTATTGAGCCTTGTTCATGTCAAGATTGTTTTAACAAGCCTGCTCATGAAGAAACTGTTCTAGAGACTCGGAAACAGATTGAATCTCGCAATCCTCTCGCATTTGCTCCAAAAGTTATTAGAAGCACAGATTTTGTTTCTGAATTTGGG GATGAAACTAACAAAACTCCAGCTTCAGCCAGGCATAAAAGAGGATGCAATTGTAAAAAATCAAGCTGCTTAAAGAAATACTGTGAATGCTTCCAG GGTGGCGTTGGTTGCTCTCCTAACTGTAGATGTGAAGGGTGTAAAAACACTTTTGGTACCAAGAATG GACTAGACGAAAACGAACTTGAAGGTGGTGAATCTGAAGTGCTTGAGAAGAAAGCATCAGATGTTACTTTATGTGATAGAATCGAAAGCGGTGAAGAAGAGGGTGCAGATCTTCCAATACCTTCTGAAACTGCCAG GTCTTCAATTCAACTGCCAATGACTTTTGGTGGGAGGCTCTCAAGATCTCTACCTGCTTTTGGTGCATCATCTCAAATGTGCCCCAGCCAAAAGCATGGAAAGGACATTTTTCGCCAGCCTAAATTTGAAACTCATCTTCAGGCGATTCCAGAAGAAGAAACTCCTGAGATACTGACTAGCAGTTGCCCACCTGCAAATGGTGTGAAATCAGCCTCTCCAAACGGCAAAAGGGTTTCACCTCCTCATCAAGGTTTTGGTTCATCAGCTATTTGGAGGTGCAGCAGAAAGTTGATTCTAAGATCTGTCCCACCCTTCCCATCTCTTAACTCACCACGTCAGCAATGA
- the LOC110662583 gene encoding protein tesmin/TSO1-like CXC 3 isoform X3, translating into MELNTPNKNHLISTSLSQFEDSPVFNYINNLSPIELVKSVHSDQTFNSLAFSSPPSVFASPKLVSQRDTRSFITRRQLSDPLKPRPSQIRDDNNTSEGVSEAVELSNLSAEQLGCLASSSSPKDVTAEPLNEHLELAIELPEPLKCDSTSPDKSIVPLDAIRRDTAPEEVDKSNERHCLYESEKNLRKICRIDQSEDEAGGDWVTLISNVADALNFESSIIEEHSEEHKLMVDPGTISFISNVLQIPQDSTNDLENGESIVCDDYSEQKMGEPGSQSIVLGKKKEADEIPAILSGSLLNKLVVNDAAAEVDVKGKKRESSCKNRIRRLVFEMAGAHKKESVCQENSTSPISGQSDCEVGHTAKYSTPRISMLSRRGIGLHLNAFATTSSDNKVVKTETSSTKQEMSLVPCDSEDQVTEDAPQILTVVRDEVGISSPKMKRHKIEHAGAACKRCNCKRSKCLKLYCECFAAGLYCIEPCSCQDCFNKPAHEETVLETRKQIESRNPLAFAPKVIRSTDFVSEFGDETNKTPASARHKRGCNCKKSSCLKKYCECFQGGVGCSPNCRCEGCKNTFGTKNGLDENELEGGESEVLEKKASDVTLCDRIESGEEEGADLPIPSETARSSIQLPMTFGGRLSRSLPAFGASSQMCPSQKHGKDIFRQPKFETHLQAIPEEETPEILTSSCPPANGVKSASPNGKRVSPPHQGFGSSAIWRCSRKLILRSVPPFPSLNSPRQQ; encoded by the exons ATGGAGCTCAACACACCTAATAAGAACCACCTCATCTCCACCTCCCTTTCTCAATTTGAG GATTCTCCTGTCTTTAATTACATCAACAATCTCTCCCCCATTGAGTTAGTCAAGTCTGTGCACAGCGATCAAACATTTAACTCTCTAGCTTTTTCATCCCCTCCATCGGTGTTTGCTTCCCCTAAGCTTGTTTCCCAAAGAGACACAAGATCCTTTATTACAAG gcgTCAATTATCAGACCCATTGAAACCCAGGCCTTCTCAAATTAGAGATGACAACAATACGAGTGAAGGGGTTTCAGAGGCTGTTGAACTATCCAacttgtctgctgaacaattggGATGCTTGGCTTCCAGCAGTTCACCTAAAGATGTTACTGCTGAGCCGCTCAATGAACACTTGGAATTAGCAATTGAACTTCCAGAACCCTTGAAATGTGATAGTACTAGCCCAGATAAAAGCATTGTGCCTCTTGATGCAATTAGGAGAGATACAGCGCCAGAAGAGGTGGACAAATCAAATGAGAGACATTGTTTGTATGAGAGTGAAAAAAATTTGCGTAAAATCTGtcgaattgaccaaagtgaagatGAAGCAGGAGGTGATTGGGTGACGTTGATTTCTaatgttgctgatgccttgaactTTGAATCATCCATCATTGAAGAACACTCTGAAGAGCACAAACTAATGGTGGATCCTGGCACAATCTCTTTTATCTCAAATGTGCTGCAGATCCCACAAGATAGTACCAATGATTTGGAGAATGGGGAATCTATTGTTTGTGATGATTATTCAGAACAGAAAATGGGAGAACCAGGATCTCAGTCAATAGTATTAGGAAAAAAGAAGGAAGCCGATGAAATACCAGCTATACTTTCTGGCAGTCTACTGAATAAGCTAGTTGTTAATGATGCGGCAGCAGAAGTGGATGTAAAGGGGAAAAAGCGTGAATCCAGCTGCAAG AATAGAATACGAAGGTTGGTTTTTGAGATGGCAGGGGCTCATAAGAAGGAATCAGTATGTCAAGAAAATAGTACTTCTCCAATTTCAGGGCAATCAGATTGTGAAGTTGGCCACACTGCAAAGTATTCAACTCCAAGAATATCCATGCTATCAAGACGAGGTATTGGTTTGCACTTGAATGCTTTTGCAACTACTTCAAGTGATAATAAAGTTGTCAAGACTGAGACATCTTCTACAAAGCAAGAAATGA GTTTGGTCCCCTGTGACAGTGAAGATCAGGTCACAGAAGATGCTCCACAAATATTGACGGTTGTTAGAGATGAAGTTGGCATTAGTAGTCCTAAAATGAAGAG GCACAAAATTGAACATGCTGGAGCAGCCTGCAAGCGCTGCAATTGTAAGAGGTCAAAATGCTTGAAGCT TTATTGTGAATGTTTTGCTGCTGGACTCTACTGTATTGAGCCTTGTTCATGTCAAGATTGTTTTAACAAGCCTGCTCATGAAGAAACTGTTCTAGAGACTCGGAAACAGATTGAATCTCGCAATCCTCTCGCATTTGCTCCAAAAGTTATTAGAAGCACAGATTTTGTTTCTGAATTTGGG GATGAAACTAACAAAACTCCAGCTTCAGCCAGGCATAAAAGAGGATGCAATTGTAAAAAATCAAGCTGCTTAAAGAAATACTGTGAATGCTTCCAG GGTGGCGTTGGTTGCTCTCCTAACTGTAGATGTGAAGGGTGTAAAAACACTTTTGGTACCAAGAATG GACTAGACGAAAACGAACTTGAAGGTGGTGAATCTGAAGTGCTTGAGAAGAAAGCATCAGATGTTACTTTATGTGATAGAATCGAAAGCGGTGAAGAAGAGGGTGCAGATCTTCCAATACCTTCTGAAACTGCCAG GTCTTCAATTCAACTGCCAATGACTTTTGGTGGGAGGCTCTCAAGATCTCTACCTGCTTTTGGTGCATCATCTCAAATGTGCCCCAGCCAAAAGCATGGAAAGGACATTTTTCGCCAGCCTAAATTTGAAACTCATCTTCAGGCGATTCCAGAAGAAGAAACTCCTGAGATACTGACTAGCAGTTGCCCACCTGCAAATGGTGTGAAATCAGCCTCTCCAAACGGCAAAAGGGTTTCACCTCCTCATCAAGGTTTTGGTTCATCAGCTATTTGGAGGTGCAGCAGAAAGTTGATTCTAAGATCTGTCCCACCCTTCCCATCTCTTAACTCACCACGTCAGCAATGA
- the LOC110662583 gene encoding protein tesmin/TSO1-like CXC 3 isoform X1, whose translation MELNTPNKNHLISTSLSQFEDSPVFNYINNLSPIELVKSVHSDQTFNSLAFSSPPSVFASPKLVSQRDTRSFITRRQLSDPLKPRPSQIRDDNNTSEGVSEAVELSNLSAEQLGCLASSSSPKDVTAEPLNEHLELAIELPEPLKCDSTSPDKSIVPLDAIRRDTAPEEVDKSNERHCLYESEKNLRKICRIDQSEDEAGGDWVTLISNVADALNFESSIIEEHSEEHKLMVDPGTISFISNVLQIPQDSTNDLENGESIVCDDYSEQKMGEPGSQSIVLGKKKEADEIPAILSGSLLNKLVVNDAAAEVDVKGKKRESSCKQQNRIRRLVFEMAGAHKKESVCQENSTSPISGQSDCEVGHTAKYSTPRISMLSRRGIGLHLNAFATTSSDNKVVKTETSSTKQEMSLVPCDSEDQVTEDAPQILTVVRDEVGISSPKMKRHKIEHAGAACKRCNCKRSKCLKLYCECFAAGLYCIEPCSCQDCFNKPAHEETVLETRKQIESRNPLAFAPKVIRSTDFVSEFGDETNKTPASARHKRGCNCKKSSCLKKYCECFQGGVGCSPNCRCEGCKNTFGTKNGLDENELEGGESEVLEKKASDVTLCDRIESGEEEGADLPIPSETARSSIQLPMTFGGRLSRSLPAFGASSQMCPSQKHGKDIFRQPKFETHLQAIPEEETPEILTSSCPPANGVKSASPNGKRVSPPHQGFGSSAIWRCSRKLILRSVPPFPSLNSPRQQ comes from the exons ATGGAGCTCAACACACCTAATAAGAACCACCTCATCTCCACCTCCCTTTCTCAATTTGAG GATTCTCCTGTCTTTAATTACATCAACAATCTCTCCCCCATTGAGTTAGTCAAGTCTGTGCACAGCGATCAAACATTTAACTCTCTAGCTTTTTCATCCCCTCCATCGGTGTTTGCTTCCCCTAAGCTTGTTTCCCAAAGAGACACAAGATCCTTTATTACAAG gcgTCAATTATCAGACCCATTGAAACCCAGGCCTTCTCAAATTAGAGATGACAACAATACGAGTGAAGGGGTTTCAGAGGCTGTTGAACTATCCAacttgtctgctgaacaattggGATGCTTGGCTTCCAGCAGTTCACCTAAAGATGTTACTGCTGAGCCGCTCAATGAACACTTGGAATTAGCAATTGAACTTCCAGAACCCTTGAAATGTGATAGTACTAGCCCAGATAAAAGCATTGTGCCTCTTGATGCAATTAGGAGAGATACAGCGCCAGAAGAGGTGGACAAATCAAATGAGAGACATTGTTTGTATGAGAGTGAAAAAAATTTGCGTAAAATCTGtcgaattgaccaaagtgaagatGAAGCAGGAGGTGATTGGGTGACGTTGATTTCTaatgttgctgatgccttgaactTTGAATCATCCATCATTGAAGAACACTCTGAAGAGCACAAACTAATGGTGGATCCTGGCACAATCTCTTTTATCTCAAATGTGCTGCAGATCCCACAAGATAGTACCAATGATTTGGAGAATGGGGAATCTATTGTTTGTGATGATTATTCAGAACAGAAAATGGGAGAACCAGGATCTCAGTCAATAGTATTAGGAAAAAAGAAGGAAGCCGATGAAATACCAGCTATACTTTCTGGCAGTCTACTGAATAAGCTAGTTGTTAATGATGCGGCAGCAGAAGTGGATGTAAAGGGGAAAAAGCGTGAATCCAGCTGCAAG CAGCAGAATAGAATACGAAGGTTGGTTTTTGAGATGGCAGGGGCTCATAAGAAGGAATCAGTATGTCAAGAAAATAGTACTTCTCCAATTTCAGGGCAATCAGATTGTGAAGTTGGCCACACTGCAAAGTATTCAACTCCAAGAATATCCATGCTATCAAGACGAGGTATTGGTTTGCACTTGAATGCTTTTGCAACTACTTCAAGTGATAATAAAGTTGTCAAGACTGAGACATCTTCTACAAAGCAAGAAATGA GTTTGGTCCCCTGTGACAGTGAAGATCAGGTCACAGAAGATGCTCCACAAATATTGACGGTTGTTAGAGATGAAGTTGGCATTAGTAGTCCTAAAATGAAGAG GCACAAAATTGAACATGCTGGAGCAGCCTGCAAGCGCTGCAATTGTAAGAGGTCAAAATGCTTGAAGCT TTATTGTGAATGTTTTGCTGCTGGACTCTACTGTATTGAGCCTTGTTCATGTCAAGATTGTTTTAACAAGCCTGCTCATGAAGAAACTGTTCTAGAGACTCGGAAACAGATTGAATCTCGCAATCCTCTCGCATTTGCTCCAAAAGTTATTAGAAGCACAGATTTTGTTTCTGAATTTGGG GATGAAACTAACAAAACTCCAGCTTCAGCCAGGCATAAAAGAGGATGCAATTGTAAAAAATCAAGCTGCTTAAAGAAATACTGTGAATGCTTCCAG GGTGGCGTTGGTTGCTCTCCTAACTGTAGATGTGAAGGGTGTAAAAACACTTTTGGTACCAAGAATG GACTAGACGAAAACGAACTTGAAGGTGGTGAATCTGAAGTGCTTGAGAAGAAAGCATCAGATGTTACTTTATGTGATAGAATCGAAAGCGGTGAAGAAGAGGGTGCAGATCTTCCAATACCTTCTGAAACTGCCAG GTCTTCAATTCAACTGCCAATGACTTTTGGTGGGAGGCTCTCAAGATCTCTACCTGCTTTTGGTGCATCATCTCAAATGTGCCCCAGCCAAAAGCATGGAAAGGACATTTTTCGCCAGCCTAAATTTGAAACTCATCTTCAGGCGATTCCAGAAGAAGAAACTCCTGAGATACTGACTAGCAGTTGCCCACCTGCAAATGGTGTGAAATCAGCCTCTCCAAACGGCAAAAGGGTTTCACCTCCTCATCAAGGTTTTGGTTCATCAGCTATTTGGAGGTGCAGCAGAAAGTTGATTCTAAGATCTGTCCCACCCTTCCCATCTCTTAACTCACCACGTCAGCAATGA